Proteins from a single region of Pyrus communis chromosome 6, drPyrComm1.1, whole genome shotgun sequence:
- the LOC137737086 gene encoding uncharacterized protein — MSGTNMDEVKEQEVADSTPMDLGDGDDAGGDQKASNENHGNPMPSAQQEEAAIKKKYGGILPKKTPLISKDHERAYFDSADWALGKQGAKPKGPLEALRPKLQPTPHQQGRSRRSAYSRGGEGDDGGNMNISSEDQLDSGSGNNTGYEDQTHHHE; from the exons ATGTCCGGTACAAACATGGACGAGGTTAAGGAGCAAGAGGTTGCTGATAGCACTCCTATGGATCTTGGTGATGGTGACGATGccgggggagaccaaaaagcttcaaatgaaaatcatGGAAATCCCATGCCTTCAGCCCAACAGGAG GAGGCAGCAATTAAGAAAAAGTATGGAGGCATACTACCAAAGAAGACTCCCCTAATATCCAAG GACCATGAGCGCGCTTATTTTGATTCTGCTGATTGGGCATTGGGAAAG CAAGGAGCAAAGCCAAAAGGGCCACTTGAAGCACTCCGCCCAAAGCTGCAG CCCACACCACACCAGCAGGGGCGTTCAAGACGCTCAGCTTATTCTCGTGGAGGCGAAGGTGATG ATGGCGGAAATATGAACATTTCCTCGGAGGATCAACTAGATAGTGGCAGCGGTAACAACACTGGCTATGAGGATCAGACCCACCACCACGAGTAG